GGTTAAAACCCTGATTCAGTGGGAAACAGAAGATGCCTCTTCTGTTCAAGATGATGAATTGCCGTTTTAATTTCTAAAAATGCACCTTTGTGAGTGTATGTGCTCACAAAGGTGTATTTTCATATTGCCTTCCCTATCACATCGCCCATGGTATCCGCTGCTTCTCGCATCATATCCGGCGTGGCGTGGGTGTAGGTGCTGAGGGTGAAGCCCGCGCTGTAATGCCCCAGGGTGCTGGACAGGGTCTTCACATCCACCCCATTCTTGAGAGACAGCGTTGCGAAGGTGTGCCGGAGATCGTGAAACCGAATATGCTCGGTGCCGATGGCTTTCAGGATCTTCTCGTGGGTATGCCGGAAGGAATCCGGATCGAACATTCCTCCCGTCTTGGGCGACGGGAACATGTAGGGATTTCCCGGGTGCTTCTTGTGCTCCTCCACCAGCAGCTCCACCGCCTGCTGCGAGACCGGCAGGACACGGATGGAATTGTGGGTCTTGGGCTGGCTCACCACCAATTCTCCCTTGGTGCGAGTCACCTGCTTCGTGATGGAGATGGTTCGCTTCTCCACGTCCAGGTCCGTCCAGAGGAGGGCCAGCAGTTCTCCCCGCCGCAGTCCTGTGGTCAGCTCCAGGTAGAAGGGTGCCAGCAGTCCCCGCTTGTCCGCTTCCATCAGATAGGGGCGGATCTTCTCTTCCGGCAGTACCTTCATCTCCCGCTTCTCCATCTTTGGCAGCTTGCGGCCTCTCGCGGGGTTCACCAGGATCAGCCGCTCCGCCACAGCTTGCTCCAAGCAGTTGTTCAGCAAGGTATGGATGCCATGGACCACCCGGACGCTCAGTCCCTTGTTCTTCAGCTGGATGTGCTGGTACCGCTGCACCCGCCCGTTCTTCTGGAGATCGTTGTAGAACTTCTGGATCTGGATCGTGGTGAGCTTGTCCAGCTTGATGTCCCCCAGTTGGGGATGATGTGGTTATTGATGTAATTCAGATAGTAGTCCTTGGTGTTCTCCCGAAGCCGGGGCTCGGCATAGACCTCGTACCACATCGTCACCCAGCTTTTCACCGTGTGGGTGCCGCTACGGTTCATATCCAGTCGCTGACTGTCCGCGATGGCCTTTTTCAGTTTCTCCTTGATCTCCGCCTGAGTCTTTCCCAGGACATTCTTAATTTTCTGCTTCCCGGGCGCCGGGTCATAGGAGGCCGTGTAGAATCCCTCCCATCTACTATCTTTCCGTTTGCGGATACTGCCCTCGCTGTTGGCGCGTTTCTTCCCCATTCATCATCTCTCCTTTCTCGCCAGCTCACACGCCCGTTGTTCGTCCTCGTTTTCAAAGTTGTACGGCGACTGGGTCTGCCAGCAGCTCCTGTTGGATACCCTGGGCCAGACGGTAACCGGAGATGAAGCTGTTGAGACACGCTTCCTCCCGCAGAGCGTCTTCCAGATCCGCCATCTTCAGGAGCAGTTTCCGCTCCGGCTCATCCAGCAGACGGGTGAGCTGCCTGTAGGTCCGTTCGACTTTCCTGTCCAGATACTCCGCCCTCCGGGATGTCGTCTCGAACCTGCAGCAGAGGGCCTTCATATAGTCACGCATCATGAATCGCCTCCTATCAGCGACACACAATACTATGACCTGACCTCAATAGCTACTCCAACCGGGCAGAGTTATCAAATTGTTAGCAAATTCAGGACCGCTTCCGAAAATTCGGAAGCGGTCCTGAACTTTACACTCACATATGAAGTCTCGGTGATAGATGCTGCTGTTGCTCCATAATCCGCCGATGCACAGGGACCATGATTCTTTCCATTCGGGCAGACAGATAAGTCTGGTAAAACTGCCGCTGCAGTTCATCCAGAAAAGGAACTTCTCTGATGAAAGCCAGCATCTTATCCAGATGGAATCGCGGCATCATGCGCATGACCGCCGCATTGCAGTCCTTGTTTCCAGTTGCCATCAAGAAATCATAGTAGTTGATTTTCCGGTCATTCTGTTTGATGGCAGAAGTCGGGAAGCGGTAAATCCGGGCATTCAGCTCATCCTGATTTGACAAGACCGCCCGCATCACCTGGGCATCTGCCTGCGGCAGCAGACAGCTGCCGCAATCATAGATTGGGGCCAGCGTTGCGGTCTGGGTGTCATCGTGATACAGGAATCCCCAGTTTCCGTTGTGTCGGTCAAAATTCCCCAGAAGCGCATCCACCACAAAGACATTCCAAAAGTGTTGTAGCACTTCCACAGGATTCACGTACTGCTGTTTTTCAATGGTATCCAGAATGTCCTCCAGCTCCGTTCCGGTGCCGCCATATTCAGAATCGATGACGGTATTCTTGATGGAGCAGAAGTCAAACAGCTTACTTCCGTCTGCGGTAAAATCTTTGCAGGCGCAGACGATCTTCGTCTTTCCCCCCACATCATACGTTCCCAGGATGGTTTCCTGCGCGGGGATCCCAACCATGTTGAAGATGGTGCTGGCGATGTGTTCGCTGATACAGCTATTCGTGTAGGACAGCTCCGTTCTCTTTCCCTGACCGGAAGGAGGAAATTTCAGCATATATTGCTCGCCCTGATGTTCGATTGCGATCTTCTTTCCGTTGGCACCGTTATAAGCACGTCCGGGCACACGCTTGCAGTTTGTAAAATCAGGCACTTCATTCACCCCACAGAAACTTCTGACGCAGATAATTGGCATGTTCATGTGTGATCGCGCCATCGTTGATCTCCGCGATGTTGATGCTTCCGTACAGCTCTCCCCACAGACAGTCCAGCAGAGAGGACCCCTCCGCAAGGCCTTCTTTGTATGCGTCCAGATCATGCTGGAGGTAAGGTGGGAGCCCATATTCCCATGAGCGTTCCCGCATGGCTTCCGCCGGCTCCCCGCCTGTCCCTATTGAGCAGACCTG
This DNA window, taken from Dysosmobacter welbionis, encodes the following:
- a CDS encoding DUF6809 family protein → MMRDYMKALCCRFETTSRRAEYLDRKVERTYRQLTRLLDEPERKLLLKMADLEDALREEACLNSFISGYRLAQGIQQELLADPVAVQL
- a CDS encoding HipA domain-containing protein; amino-acid sequence: MNMPIICVRSFCGVNEVPDFTNCKRVPGRAYNGANGKKIAIEHQGEQYMLKFPPSGQGKRTELSYTNSCISEHIASTIFNMVGIPAQETILGTYDVGGKTKIVCACKDFTADGSKLFDFCSIKNTVIDSEYGGTGTELEDILDTIEKQQYVNPVEVLQHFWNVFVVDALLGNFDRHNGNWGFLYHDDTQTATLAPIYDCGSCLLPQADAQVMRAVLSNQDELNARIYRFPTSAIKQNDRKINYYDFLMATGNKDCNAAVMRMMPRFHLDKMLAFIREVPFLDELQRQFYQTYLSARMERIMVPVHRRIMEQQQHLSPRLHM
- a CDS encoding tyrosine-type recombinase/integrase; amino-acid sequence: MQRYQHIQLKNKGLSVRVVHGIHTLLNNCLEQAVAERLILVNPARGRKLPKMEKREMKVLPEEKIRPYLMEADKRGLLAPFYLELTTGLRRGELLALLWTDLDVEKRTISITKQVTRTKGELVVSQPKTHNSIRVLPVSQQAVELLVEEHKKHPGNPYMFPSPKTGGMFDPDSFRHTHEKILKAIGTEHIRFHDLRHTFATLSLKNGVDVKTLSSTLGHYSAGFTLSTYTHATPDMMREAADTMGDVIGKAI